A portion of the Tamandua tetradactyla isolate mTamTet1 chromosome 16, mTamTet1.pri, whole genome shotgun sequence genome contains these proteins:
- the ZNF576 gene encoding zinc finger protein 576 isoform X1, with translation MQDVIGHTEESQVSMEDLHPQKTMEQQDSSKERSSRSPGGDICHPGALQCTHCLITFIDSKFQERHMKREHPADFVAQKLQGALFICFICSRSFPSSKALIVHQRNHGPATRSSPPTAPTTPQPPFPCPDCGKTFGWASSLRRHRQAHEARTASGPFACTECGQDFVWEARLHHHYIQHARGELWGPWRDLLPSPGRQRASDK, from the exons AGGAGTCTCAAGTCTCCATGGAGGACCTGCACCCACAAAAGACCATGGAGCAACAGGACTCGTCAAAAGAGAGGAGTTCCCGCAGCCCGGGAGGTGACATCT GCCATCCAGGGGCCCTGCAGTGTACGCACTGCCTCATCACCTTCATCGATTCCAAGTTCCAGGAGCGACACATGAAGCGGGAGCACCCAGCGGACTTTGTGGCCCAGAAGCTGCAGGGGGCCCTTTTCATCTGCTTCATCTGCTCCcgctccttcccctcctccaagGCCCTGATCGTCCATCAGCGCAACCATGGTCCCGCCACCAGGTCCTCCCCACCGACTGCACCCACGACTCCCCAGCCCCCCTTCCCCTGTCCTGACTGTGGCAAGACTTTTGGGTGGGCCTCTTCTCTGAGGCGGCATCGCCAGGCCCACGAGGCCCGCACAGCTTCTGGCCCCTTTGCCTGCACCGAGTGTGGTCAGGACTTTGTCTGGGAAGCCAGGCTGCACCACCACTACATCCAGCACGCCCGAGGGGAGCTCTGGGGGCCTTGGAGAGATTTGCTTCCCTCCCCAGGAAGGCAAAGGGCTTCTGATAAATAG
- the ZNF576 gene encoding zinc finger protein 576 isoform X2 — protein MEDLHPQKTMEQQDSSKERSSRSPGGDICHPGALQCTHCLITFIDSKFQERHMKREHPADFVAQKLQGALFICFICSRSFPSSKALIVHQRNHGPATRSSPPTAPTTPQPPFPCPDCGKTFGWASSLRRHRQAHEARTASGPFACTECGQDFVWEARLHHHYIQHARGELWGPWRDLLPSPGRQRASDK, from the exons ATGGAGGACCTGCACCCACAAAAGACCATGGAGCAACAGGACTCGTCAAAAGAGAGGAGTTCCCGCAGCCCGGGAGGTGACATCT GCCATCCAGGGGCCCTGCAGTGTACGCACTGCCTCATCACCTTCATCGATTCCAAGTTCCAGGAGCGACACATGAAGCGGGAGCACCCAGCGGACTTTGTGGCCCAGAAGCTGCAGGGGGCCCTTTTCATCTGCTTCATCTGCTCCcgctccttcccctcctccaagGCCCTGATCGTCCATCAGCGCAACCATGGTCCCGCCACCAGGTCCTCCCCACCGACTGCACCCACGACTCCCCAGCCCCCCTTCCCCTGTCCTGACTGTGGCAAGACTTTTGGGTGGGCCTCTTCTCTGAGGCGGCATCGCCAGGCCCACGAGGCCCGCACAGCTTCTGGCCCCTTTGCCTGCACCGAGTGTGGTCAGGACTTTGTCTGGGAAGCCAGGCTGCACCACCACTACATCCAGCACGCCCGAGGGGAGCTCTGGGGGCCTTGGAGAGATTTGCTTCCCTCCCCAGGAAGGCAAAGGGCTTCTGATAAATAG